In a single window of the Papaver somniferum cultivar HN1 chromosome 8, ASM357369v1, whole genome shotgun sequence genome:
- the LOC113301272 gene encoding uncharacterized protein LOC113301272 isoform X1, with the protein MSEAEATEQGDCTRIKGSTPPHTCEQQPVIIDLLPGAPYNMQTSNCCKDGVLTTEIQDPSKHGAYFQISVGKALFMEIINGTAKPSVNQTAPAAPPPADDGDKEKPSPSKDVIYDKEFWNKGGDKNKDKHDFHVDEVQGNKKEKEMKNKFHDSHKKRVLIDYDTVGGDAGDGQTYTTKINPVDMIIPQNFSIDLPGYTCGPPQRVAPIRFPMDKDRRNTQALCKYMKIDVYLLANAGITNPYMLCFNVFILQRYNRSMPYMQLCLS; encoded by the exons ATGTCAGAAGCAGAAGCAACAGAACAAGGTGATTGTACAAGAATTAAAGGAAGTACACCTCCACACACTTGTGAGCAGCAACCAGTGATTATCGATTTATTACCAGGAGCACCCTATAATATGCAAACAAGTAATTGTTGTAAAGATGGTGTATTAACAACAGAAATCCAAGATCCTTCGAAACATGGAGCATATTTTCAAATTTCAGTTGGAAAGGCACTGTTTATGGAGATTATTAATGGCACTGCAAAACCCAGTGTTAATCAAACTGCGCCAGCTGCACCACCACCTGCCGATGATGGTGATAAAGAGAAGCCGTCTCCGAGTAAAGATGTAATTTATGATAAGGAATTCTGGAATAAAGGGGGAGATAAGAATAAGGATAAGCATGATTTTCATGTTGATGAAGTACAAGGCAACAAGAAAGAAAAGGAGATGAAGAACAAGTTTCATGATAGTCATAAGAAGAGAGTTTTAATAGATTATGACACTGTTGGTGGGGATGCAGGTGATGGCCAGACCTACACTACAAAAATAAACCCAGTAGATATGATTATACCTCAGAATTTCAGTATTGACCTTCCTGGTTACACTTGTGGACCTCCACAACGGGTTGCACCAATTAGATTTCCTATGGATAAGGATCGTCGTAATACACAAGCTCTCTGCAA ATACATGAAAATTGACGTGTACCTACTCGCAAATGCAGGCATCACAAACCCCTACATGCTGTGTTTCAATGTCTTCATTCTACAACGATACAATCGCTCAATGCCCTACATGCAGTTGTGCTTGTCGTAG
- the LOC113301272 gene encoding COBRA-like protein 1 isoform X2 — translation MSEAEATEQGDCTRIKGSTPPHTCEQQPVIIDLLPGAPYNMQTSNCCKDGVLTTEIQDPSKHGAYFQISVGKALFMEIINGTAKPSVNQTAPAAPPPADDGDKEKPSPSKDVIYDKEFWNKGGDKNKDKHDFHVDEVQGNKKEKEMKNKFHDSHKKRVLIDYDTVGGDAGDGQTYTTKINPVDMIIPQNFSIDLPGYTCGPPQRVAPIRFPMDKDRRNTQALYT, via the exons ATGTCAGAAGCAGAAGCAACAGAACAAGGTGATTGTACAAGAATTAAAGGAAGTACACCTCCACACACTTGTGAGCAGCAACCAGTGATTATCGATTTATTACCAGGAGCACCCTATAATATGCAAACAAGTAATTGTTGTAAAGATGGTGTATTAACAACAGAAATCCAAGATCCTTCGAAACATGGAGCATATTTTCAAATTTCAGTTGGAAAGGCACTGTTTATGGAGATTATTAATGGCACTGCAAAACCCAGTGTTAATCAAACTGCGCCAGCTGCACCACCACCTGCCGATGATGGTGATAAAGAGAAGCCGTCTCCGAGTAAAGATGTAATTTATGATAAGGAATTCTGGAATAAAGGGGGAGATAAGAATAAGGATAAGCATGATTTTCATGTTGATGAAGTACAAGGCAACAAGAAAGAAAAGGAGATGAAGAACAAGTTTCATGATAGTCATAAGAAGAGAGTTTTAATAGATTATGACACTGTTGGTGGGGATGCAGGTGATGGCCAGACCTACACTACAAAAATAAACCCAGTAGATATGATTATACCTCAGAATTTCAGTATTGACCTTCCTGGTTACACTTGTGGACCTCCACAACGGGTTGCACCAATTAGATTTCCTATGGATAAGGATCGTCGTAATACACAAGCTCTCT ATACATGA
- the LOC113301272 gene encoding COBRA-like protein 3 isoform X3: MSEAEATEQGDCTRIKGSTPPHTCEQQPVIIDLLPGAPYNMQTSNCCKDGVLTTEIQDPSKHGAYFQISVGKALFMEIINGTAKPSVNQTAPAAPPPADDGDKEKPSPSKDVIYDKEFWNKGGDKNKDKHDFHVDEVQGNKKEKEMKNKFHDSHKKRVLIDYDTVGGDADT; the protein is encoded by the exons ATGTCAGAAGCAGAAGCAACAGAACAAGGTGATTGTACAAGAATTAAAGGAAGTACACCTCCACACACTTGTGAGCAGCAACCAGTGATTATCGATTTATTACCAGGAGCACCCTATAATATGCAAACAAGTAATTGTTGTAAAGATGGTGTATTAACAACAGAAATCCAAGATCCTTCGAAACATGGAGCATATTTTCAAATTTCAGTTGGAAAGGCACTGTTTATGGAGATTATTAATGGCACTGCAAAACCCAGTGTTAATCAAACTGCGCCAGCTGCACCACCACCTGCCGATGATGGTGATAAAGAGAAGCCGTCTCCGAGTAAAGATGTAATTTATGATAAGGAATTCTGGAATAAAGGGGGAGATAAGAATAAGGATAAGCATGATTTTCATGTTGATGAAGTACAAGGCAACAAGAAAGAAAAGGAGATGAAGAACAAGTTTCATGATAGTCATAAGAAGAGAGTTTTAATAGATTATGACACTGTTGGTGGGGATGCAG ATACATGA